The proteins below come from a single Pedobacter aquae genomic window:
- the rplE gene encoding 50S ribosomal protein L5, whose translation MAYVPRLKDKYKAEIVDALKDKFQYKSVMQVPKLTKIAINQGVGAGVTDKKIVEAAIVELTTITGQQAVAAKSKKDISNFKLRKGMPVGVRVTLRDNKMYEFLDRLIAVALPRIRDFKGINDKGFDGNGNYTLGVSEQIIFPEINIDKINKIQGMDITFVTSAGTDVEALELLKQFGLPFKNQNKVNNG comes from the coding sequence ATGGCTTACGTACCAAGATTAAAAGATAAATACAAGGCAGAAATCGTTGATGCTCTTAAGGATAAATTCCAATATAAGAGTGTTATGCAAGTGCCTAAGTTGACGAAAATTGCAATCAACCAAGGTGTTGGTGCAGGCGTTACTGATAAAAAAATAGTTGAAGCTGCTATCGTAGAATTAACTACCATAACCGGACAACAAGCTGTTGCAGCAAAGTCTAAAAAAGATATCTCTAACTTTAAATTGCGTAAAGGTATGCCAGTAGGTGTACGTGTAACTTTACGTGATAACAAGATGTATGAGTTCTTAGACCGTTTAATCGCAGTTGCTTTACCACGTATCCGTGACTTTAAAGGTATTAATGATAAAGGTTTTGATGGAAACGGAAATTATACTTTAGGTGTATCAGAACAAATTATCTTCCCTGAGATTAACATTGATAAAATCAATAAAATCCAAGGTATGGATATCACTTTTGTAACTAGCGCTGGAACTGATGTTGAAGCCTTAGAGTTACTTAAACAATTCGGATTACCATTTAAAAATCAAAATAAAGTTAACAATGGCTAA
- the rplX gene encoding 50S ribosomal protein L24, which yields MENKKKSQPKLNIRKGDLVTVIAGDSKGQQGKVVEVRIKENRAIVEGANMVSKHSKPSATNPNGGISKMEAPIHISNLALVDPKTGKATRVSRKRTEDGKVVRIAKNLGRKLSNGLRTKIKR from the coding sequence ATGGAAAATAAGAAAAAATCACAACCTAAATTAAATATCCGTAAAGGAGATTTAGTAACGGTTATCGCCGGAGACTCTAAAGGTCAACAAGGTAAAGTAGTTGAAGTAAGAATTAAAGAAAACAGAGCTATCGTTGAAGGTGCTAATATGGTTTCTAAACATTCTAAACCTAGTGCTACTAATCCTAATGGTGGTATAAGTAAAATGGAAGCTCCTATTCATATCTCTAACTTAGCATTAGTTGATCCTAAAACAGGTAAAGCTACAAGAGTTTCAAGAAAGAGAACTGAAGACGGAAAAGTTGTTAGAATAGCTAAAAATCTGGGGAGGAAATTAAGTAATGGCTTACGTACCAAGATTAAAAGATAA
- the rpsN gene encoding 30S ribosomal protein S14, producing MAKEGVKAREIKRQKLVAKFAAKREELKAAGDFAGLDKLPKNSSPVRLHNRCKLTGRPRGYMRQFGISRVTFREMALAGKIPGVRKASW from the coding sequence ATGGCTAAAGAAGGTGTAAAAGCTCGCGAAATTAAGCGTCAAAAGTTAGTAGCAAAGTTTGCTGCTAAAAGAGAAGAATTAAAAGCTGCTGGAGATTTTGCGGGATTAGATAAATTACCAAAAAACTCTTCACCTGTTCGTTTACACAATCGTTGTAAATTAACTGGTCGTCCAAGAGGTTACATGCGTCAGTTCGGTATTTCAAGGGTTACTTTCCGTGAAATGGCACTTGCAGGTAAGATTCCAGGGGTTAGAAAAGCAAGCTGGTAA
- the rpsH gene encoding 30S ribosomal protein S8 → MYTDPIADYLTRVRNAIKANHRVVEIPASNLKKEITKVLFDKGYITNYKFEDNDAQGTIKVALKYHPITKVPAIRTITRASKPGLRKYAGVSTMPRVLNGLGVAIMSTSKGVMTDKEARQLNVGGEVLCYVY, encoded by the coding sequence ATGTATACAGATCCAATAGCAGATTATCTTACAAGAGTAAGGAATGCCATCAAGGCCAACCATAGGGTTGTTGAAATTCCTGCATCGAACCTGAAAAAAGAAATTACAAAAGTTCTTTTTGATAAAGGTTATATCACGAACTATAAGTTTGAGGATAACGATGCGCAAGGCACAATTAAAGTTGCATTAAAGTATCATCCAATTACTAAAGTTCCTGCTATTCGCACCATAACAAGAGCGAGTAAACCAGGTTTGAGAAAGTATGCAGGTGTTAGTACTATGCCACGAGTATTAAACGGTTTAGGCGTTGCAATTATGTCAACTTCAAAAGGAGTTATGACTGATAAAGAAGCCAGACAGTTAAATGTAGGTGGTGAAGTTTTATGTTACGTTTATTAA